One stretch of Erythrolamprus reginae isolate rEryReg1 chromosome 7, rEryReg1.hap1, whole genome shotgun sequence DNA includes these proteins:
- the SETD7 gene encoding histone-lysine N-methyltransferase SETD7 isoform X2, which produces MTVLQGTLDDDGMPHGFCIVTYSSTDRFEGNFVHGEKNGHGKFFFFDGSTLEGFYVDHGLQGQGTYTYEDGGTLRGTYIDGELNGPAQEYDADGRLIFKGQYKDNIRRGFCWIYYSDGGYLVGEVNEEGEMTGEKLAYVYPDGKMAYYGHFIDGEMIEARLANVLLAEEEKLQFDVIPGSPVYSFDKSTSSCISTNPLLPDPYESERVYVDASLISNAGEGLFTKIAAEAGTVLSFYNGIRITHQEVDSRDWSLNGNTISLDDETVIDVPEPYSHVSKYCASLGHKANHSFTPNSVYDSFVHPRFGLIKCIRTIQAVEKNEELTVAYGYDHSSTGQNEPEAPEWYLAELRAFQASLKK; this is translated from the exons gaACACTTGATGATGATGGTATGCCCCATGGGTTTTGTATAGTCACATATTCTTCCACAGACAGATTTGAAGGGAACTTTGTGCATGGAGAAAAGAATGGTCATGGAAAATTCTTCTTCTTTGATGGAAG CACTTTAGAAGGCTTTTATGTTGATCATGGTTTGCAAGGGCAGGGAACATACACTTATGAGGATGGAGGCACACTTCGGGGCACTTACATTGATGGTGAACTGAATGGACCAGCTCAGGAATATGATGCCGATGGACGATTGATCTTCAAAGGGCAATATAAAGATAATATCCGGCGTGGATTTTGTTGGATTTACTATTCG GATGGTGGGTATCTGGTTGGAGAAGTTAATGAAGAAGGAGAGATGACTGGAGAAAAGCTAGCTTATGTATACCCTGATGGGAAGATGGCATATTATGGGCACTTCATCGATGGGGAAATGATAGAAGCAAGATTGGCAAATGTTCTACTGGCAGAGGAAGAAAAACTACAATTTGATGTTATACCAGGCA GCCCAGTTTACAGTTTTGATAAATCTACTTCATCCTGCATTTCTACGAATCCACTTCTTCCTGACCCTTATGAATCAGAGAG GGTCTATGTAGATGCATCTCTTATTTCCAATGCTGGAGAAGGTTTATTTACTAAAATAGCTGCTGAAGCTGGCACAGTTTTGTCTTTCTACAACGGTATACGAATTACACATCAAGAG GTGGACAGCAGGGACTGGTCTTTGAATGGAAATACAATATCTCTTGATGATGAAACTGTCATAGATGTGCCAGAACCTTACAGCCATGTATCCAAATACTGCGCCTCTTTGGGGCACAAGGCAAACCACTCATTCACCCCAAATTCTGTTTATGACTC ATTTGTTCACCCTCGCTTTGGCCTGATTAAATGTATTCGGACAATTCAAGCAGTGGAGAAGAATGAAGAGCTAACAGTGGCTTATGGCTACGATCACAGTTCTACTGGACAAAATGAGCCAGAAGCCCCAGAGTGGTATCTGGCAGAACTAAGAGCCTTCCAAGCTTCCCTGAAAAAGTGA
- the SETD7 gene encoding histone-lysine N-methyltransferase SETD7 isoform X1 → MDSDEETLEETVEGTLDDDGMPHGFCIVTYSSTDRFEGNFVHGEKNGHGKFFFFDGSTLEGFYVDHGLQGQGTYTYEDGGTLRGTYIDGELNGPAQEYDADGRLIFKGQYKDNIRRGFCWIYYSDGGYLVGEVNEEGEMTGEKLAYVYPDGKMAYYGHFIDGEMIEARLANVLLAEEEKLQFDVIPGSPVYSFDKSTSSCISTNPLLPDPYESERVYVDASLISNAGEGLFTKIAAEAGTVLSFYNGIRITHQEVDSRDWSLNGNTISLDDETVIDVPEPYSHVSKYCASLGHKANHSFTPNSVYDSFVHPRFGLIKCIRTIQAVEKNEELTVAYGYDHSSTGQNEPEAPEWYLAELRAFQASLKK, encoded by the exons gaACACTTGATGATGATGGTATGCCCCATGGGTTTTGTATAGTCACATATTCTTCCACAGACAGATTTGAAGGGAACTTTGTGCATGGAGAAAAGAATGGTCATGGAAAATTCTTCTTCTTTGATGGAAG CACTTTAGAAGGCTTTTATGTTGATCATGGTTTGCAAGGGCAGGGAACATACACTTATGAGGATGGAGGCACACTTCGGGGCACTTACATTGATGGTGAACTGAATGGACCAGCTCAGGAATATGATGCCGATGGACGATTGATCTTCAAAGGGCAATATAAAGATAATATCCGGCGTGGATTTTGTTGGATTTACTATTCG GATGGTGGGTATCTGGTTGGAGAAGTTAATGAAGAAGGAGAGATGACTGGAGAAAAGCTAGCTTATGTATACCCTGATGGGAAGATGGCATATTATGGGCACTTCATCGATGGGGAAATGATAGAAGCAAGATTGGCAAATGTTCTACTGGCAGAGGAAGAAAAACTACAATTTGATGTTATACCAGGCA GCCCAGTTTACAGTTTTGATAAATCTACTTCATCCTGCATTTCTACGAATCCACTTCTTCCTGACCCTTATGAATCAGAGAG GGTCTATGTAGATGCATCTCTTATTTCCAATGCTGGAGAAGGTTTATTTACTAAAATAGCTGCTGAAGCTGGCACAGTTTTGTCTTTCTACAACGGTATACGAATTACACATCAAGAG GTGGACAGCAGGGACTGGTCTTTGAATGGAAATACAATATCTCTTGATGATGAAACTGTCATAGATGTGCCAGAACCTTACAGCCATGTATCCAAATACTGCGCCTCTTTGGGGCACAAGGCAAACCACTCATTCACCCCAAATTCTGTTTATGACTC ATTTGTTCACCCTCGCTTTGGCCTGATTAAATGTATTCGGACAATTCAAGCAGTGGAGAAGAATGAAGAGCTAACAGTGGCTTATGGCTACGATCACAGTTCTACTGGACAAAATGAGCCAGAAGCCCCAGAGTGGTATCTGGCAGAACTAAGAGCCTTCCAAGCTTCCCTGAAAAAGTGA
- the SETD7 gene encoding histone-lysine N-methyltransferase SETD7 isoform X3, protein MPHGFCIVTYSSTDRFEGNFVHGEKNGHGKFFFFDGSTLEGFYVDHGLQGQGTYTYEDGGTLRGTYIDGELNGPAQEYDADGRLIFKGQYKDNIRRGFCWIYYSDGGYLVGEVNEEGEMTGEKLAYVYPDGKMAYYGHFIDGEMIEARLANVLLAEEEKLQFDVIPGSPVYSFDKSTSSCISTNPLLPDPYESERVYVDASLISNAGEGLFTKIAAEAGTVLSFYNGIRITHQEVDSRDWSLNGNTISLDDETVIDVPEPYSHVSKYCASLGHKANHSFTPNSVYDSFVHPRFGLIKCIRTIQAVEKNEELTVAYGYDHSSTGQNEPEAPEWYLAELRAFQASLKK, encoded by the exons ATGCCCCATGGGTTTTGTATAGTCACATATTCTTCCACAGACAGATTTGAAGGGAACTTTGTGCATGGAGAAAAGAATGGTCATGGAAAATTCTTCTTCTTTGATGGAAG CACTTTAGAAGGCTTTTATGTTGATCATGGTTTGCAAGGGCAGGGAACATACACTTATGAGGATGGAGGCACACTTCGGGGCACTTACATTGATGGTGAACTGAATGGACCAGCTCAGGAATATGATGCCGATGGACGATTGATCTTCAAAGGGCAATATAAAGATAATATCCGGCGTGGATTTTGTTGGATTTACTATTCG GATGGTGGGTATCTGGTTGGAGAAGTTAATGAAGAAGGAGAGATGACTGGAGAAAAGCTAGCTTATGTATACCCTGATGGGAAGATGGCATATTATGGGCACTTCATCGATGGGGAAATGATAGAAGCAAGATTGGCAAATGTTCTACTGGCAGAGGAAGAAAAACTACAATTTGATGTTATACCAGGCA GCCCAGTTTACAGTTTTGATAAATCTACTTCATCCTGCATTTCTACGAATCCACTTCTTCCTGACCCTTATGAATCAGAGAG GGTCTATGTAGATGCATCTCTTATTTCCAATGCTGGAGAAGGTTTATTTACTAAAATAGCTGCTGAAGCTGGCACAGTTTTGTCTTTCTACAACGGTATACGAATTACACATCAAGAG GTGGACAGCAGGGACTGGTCTTTGAATGGAAATACAATATCTCTTGATGATGAAACTGTCATAGATGTGCCAGAACCTTACAGCCATGTATCCAAATACTGCGCCTCTTTGGGGCACAAGGCAAACCACTCATTCACCCCAAATTCTGTTTATGACTC ATTTGTTCACCCTCGCTTTGGCCTGATTAAATGTATTCGGACAATTCAAGCAGTGGAGAAGAATGAAGAGCTAACAGTGGCTTATGGCTACGATCACAGTTCTACTGGACAAAATGAGCCAGAAGCCCCAGAGTGGTATCTGGCAGAACTAAGAGCCTTCCAAGCTTCCCTGAAAAAGTGA